A segment of the Candidatus Zixiibacteriota bacterium genome:
CTGGAAGGAATCCACCTGGGTGCGCGGTTTGTAAGCGCCGCCGCGCAGAAACCTGACATCACAGCGGTGCAAGAATTCGGCAACCGCCGCGAGTTGCGCTTCATCTTCAACAGCGCAGGGTCCGGCGGTAACGTTCAGGCGGCCGCGATCGCAGAGCAGGTCGTAACATCCGCGCTCGCCGGGGCGTTGCAGCGTCAGGCTGGCATGATCGAAGCCGCGATTGTGCAACTGCTCCCGAACTTCCGGAGTGATCCGACCCAGGACGCGCACGACCGTGTGGTTGTGCTCGGAAAGCTCGTAATCGATCCCGAGCTGGTCGAGCATGGTAATAAACTCCTGCTTGCGCAGGTCGGCGGCGGCGAAACTGTAGATCACGGTTTCTGCCCCGTGTAGAGCGTCACGATTCCTCCGTTCAGCGGCCGGGCCTGCGGTGCTGTGAAACCCGCGCGCGCCATCAACTCGCAGAACGCTGTCCCATAAGGAAAGGTTTCAATCGTCTGATTCAGATAAGCGTAGGCGTAAGAGTCGCCGGAAACCGTCCGTCCGACGACAGGGACAATCCGGCGGATGTAGAACAGGTGCAGGCGGCGCAACAGGCGATTCTGCGGTAACGAAAACTCAAGGATGATCGCTTTGCCGCCTCGACGGAGCACGCGGCGCATCTCACCCAGGCAGACATCGAGGTCCGCCATGTTGCGAATACCGAAGGCAATGGTTACGGCCCCGACCGATTCATCCGGCAGCGGCAGGGCATGGCCATCGCCGCGCAGAAATTGGATGCGGTCGGACCAACCCTGTGCCGCGGCTTTGGTCGTGGCCAGGGTGAGCATGCGTTCGGCCATATCGATTCCAATCACGCGGCGCTGTGCATGGGCAGCCGCGGCCGCCAGAGCCACGTCGCCCGTGCCGCAAGCCAAATCGAGGACCGGCGTCTCAGTGTCGCGCGGCAGCTCCGCTACCGCCCGGCGACGCCAGGCGCGGTCGAGCCCGAGGGATAAGAGGCGATTGAGCAAGTCATAGCGCGGCGAGATGCGATCAAACATCCGATGCACATCGTGCCGCGACGGCGATACCATAGTCGACACAGCAAATTCCGGCATAGTAGAACCGAGCGCCGGCGCTTCACCGCGAAGCGCCGCGCGCAGTTAAATAATATACGACCCTGAGAGCCCGGATGCAACCACTGTGACAGGGAGCGGATTGGTAGATTTGTAGCTAAGTAACTACGACCGAACGGGATGAGCGGCAGCCGGCGCAGCCTCAGCCGCAAAGTGGCGCAGCAGCATAGTCAGCGCTGGAGCGCCGTCAACGACCAGTTCGGTCAAATCGCGCATTTGGTCGCGCGGTCGAATGCTTTGGTTGGCGTTGATCAAGACAGTGGGGAAGTTGCAGGCGCGGCACTCGCGGGCGATGATTGCCAAATCTGACTCCGGCAGCCGGAAGGTGTCGATCAAGCAGATTGCGCGCCGCTGCGTTGCCAGCGGACTCAGGTCGCGGATCGTTTCCGGCCGGGTGAACGTCAGGCCCAGATCGCGGCATTCGTTGGCATAGGCCTGCAGAGTGTGCGGATCAAGGCTGAAGATGATCAAGTGCGTGATGGTCGCGGTGAAGTTGTCGCCTTCGAGTGGCGCGGGTGCGATCGGCAGGCGAACGGTGAAGGTGCTGCCCTTGTCGACGGCGCTGGCGACCGTGATCGAACCGGAGTGCGCGCTGACGATGTTGCGACAGAGCGACAGTCCCAGCCCGGTGCCGAACCCGGAGTCTCGGCCCCAGACGCCCTTGGTGGAGAAAAACGGATCGAAGATACGGGTCAGATTCTCGGGCGGGATGCCGACGCCCGTGTCGCTGACGCGCAGGTAGATCGACTCGTCGTCCGCGCCAAGGCCGATTGTCAGTTCGCCGCCGTGAGGCATCGCCTGGGTTGCGTTCAACATCAGGTTCAGCACGACCTGCTGCATCCGGCCGGGCGAGGCCATCGTTCGCGGGATCGGCGCAAATTCTCTTCGGAACTTGATGTGGCGATCGGCCAGCTCCTTGCTGGCGAACCGCGCGGAGGCCTCAACCACTTCCGTCAGGTCAACGGGAGCAAGTGCGTCGCTCTGGTTGCCGGAGTAGGTCAGCAGCGCCATGACGGTCTCGTTGGCCTTGTTCCCGACCAGCATGATTTGCTCGAAAGCTTCCCGTGCCCCCTGAATTCCATCGGGTCCGCCGAGATTATCGAGCGCAAAGCCGGCGTGACCGATGATTCCGGCCAGGT
Coding sequences within it:
- a CDS encoding 3-deoxy-7-phosphoheptulonate synthase, whose product is MNVTAGPCAVEDEAQLAAVAEFLHRCDVRFLRGGAYKPRTQVDSFQ
- the ubiE gene encoding bifunctional demethylmenaquinone methyltransferase/2-methoxy-6-polyprenyl-1,4-benzoquinol methylase UbiE — translated: MSTMVSPSRHDVHRMFDRISPRYDLLNRLLSLGLDRAWRRRAVAELPRDTETPVLDLACGTGDVALAAAAAHAQRRVIGIDMAERMLTLATTKAAAQGWSDRIQFLRGDGHALPLPDESVGAVTIAFGIRNMADLDVCLGEMRRVLRRGGKAIILEFSLPQNRLLRRLHLFYIRRIVPVVGRTVSGDSYAYAYLNQTIETFPYGTAFCELMARAGFTAPQARPLNGGIVTLYTGQKP
- a CDS encoding PAS domain S-box protein produces the protein AELRASLLQLHTLVDSAAEGIIVTDADGIVRSLNPAAAQILDLTEPQTGFSVLRYLPELTRESLQRNDRRSFETRARTPAGRDFPIQMSLSRVAIGEEESLTIIMRDLTEEQARRQQLLEADKFASIGTLAAGVAHEFKNHLAGIIGHAGFALDNLGGPDGIQGAREAFEQIMLVGNKANETVMALLTYSGNQSDALAPVDLTEVVEASARFASKELADRHIKFRREFAPIPRTMASPGRMQQVVLNLMLNATQAMPHGGELTIGLGADDESIYLRVSDTGVGIPPENLTRIFDPFFSTKGVWGRDSGFGTGLGLSLCRNIVSAHSGSITVASAVDKGSTFTVRLPIAPAPLEGDNFTATITHLIIFSLDPHTLQAYANECRDLGLTFTRPETIRDLSPLATQRRAICLIDTFRLPESDLAIIARECRACNFPTVLINANQSIRPRDQMRDLTELVVDGAPALTMLLRHFAAEAAPAAAHPVRS